TCTCATCTCCATGGTCAAACTGTTCTCCAATCAACGCAAGCAACTACatggaaaaaacaaaaacccaatCAGACTCGAATGGATGGTGAAACAAGAATCATGTGGTCAAGTAAGAAGAATCAAAACCATACGGTGTAAAGCCAGGGCTTATCAGACTTCTCCTTCGGGAAGTTCATAGTCCATTTGCCTCCATTTGCACAAATAGGATCCTCCCACTTAGGTTCGATATTTTGTTTGAAACAGTAGAAGTCAGCTCCGCCAGCTAACTTGCTCGGACCCTTCATGTTATTGAACAGACTGCAACCAAAGTAAGATGAAATCAAATAGAGCCAAAGACAAGTCCTTAAATCCCATTGAGAGAGACTCACAAATCAAAAAGAAGAACACAAGAAAGTATGTACACACGCGACAAAATAAGACCGATGATTCCCTGGTTCAATGTCTTAACAAATATGACCTCAACATATAAGCAGTAGCTACAATTTCAAACACCATACAAGTAATACTTCAGAAACAGACAAGAACAGGTGAGTTCACGGAAGCTAACCCACCAACAAAGAACATAACTTTCCTCGAGAAAACATAATCTAGAGAAAACCCATGTCGTATAATCAATCATTTGTAAGAGCAAAAGATTGTTTTTTGTAAGGCCCGACCTCCATAATTCAAACACCAAACAAGTAATACTTCAGAAACAGACAAGAACAAGTGACTTCACTTAACCCAACAAGAAAGAACATAACTTTCCTCGAGAAAACATAATCTAGACAAAACCAAACTTAAAACCCATGTCGAAATAATCATTGTAAGAATAAATTATTAGTTTTTGTAAAAAGCCCTAACCTCCAGAACTCCTCGACGGTGGAGAAAGTGAACACGGATCGCAAGGAGCTTCCCCAAGTCGTCTGCTTTAGTTTAACAGAAGGGTTATCGAACCAGAAAGTCCACGAATGCTCCAACGGATGCGACTGCGGAACGGCGGATTTGCTCGATTCGTCTCCGTCTGTTTCGCCGCCGGCGATCTCTCCTTCCTCCGCATCGTCGCCTTCTTCATGGTATCGATCAATCGGATGGTCTGTAGGGTTAGGGTTCGCTTCTTCCGCAACGACAACAGG
The window above is part of the Brassica napus cultivar Da-Ae chromosome C8, Da-Ae, whole genome shotgun sequence genome. Proteins encoded here:
- the LOC106430633 gene encoding eukaryotic translation initiation factor 4E-1 is translated as MAVEDTSKPVVVAEEANPNPTDHPIDRYHEEGDDAEEGEIAGGETDGDESSKSAVPQSHPLEHSWTFWFDNPSVKLKQTTWGSSLRSVFTFSTVEEFWSLFNNMKGPSKLAGGADFYCFKQNIEPKWEDPICANGGKWTMNFPKEKSDKPWLYTLLALIGEQFDHGDEICGAVVNVRGKQERISIWTKNASNEAAQVSIGRQWKEFIDYNNSIGFIIHEDAKKLDRGAKSAYTA